A genomic window from Prunus persica cultivar Lovell chromosome G2, Prunus_persica_NCBIv2, whole genome shotgun sequence includes:
- the LOC18784782 gene encoding patatin-like protein 6, whose translation MTSTRSEMQEPSIDTDKLSYEIFSILESKFLFGYDDQKLWVPKQVSPSPPPSDPKLETQPQSETPVSAIKNQRGKICILSIDGGGGMRGILSGKALAYLEHALKLKSGNPEARIADYFDVAAGAGVGGIFAAMLFASRDQARPMFKADDTWRFLADHGKSFFNNRSSSASSGGFLRRFIRGSGSGSGLSATAGLDKAMKEAFADNDRTLTLKDTLKPVLIPCYDLSSTAPFLFSRADALETDSYDFRLWEVCRATSAEPGVFEPVQMRSVNNQTRCLAVDGGLAMSNPAASAITHVLHNKQEFPFVRGVEDIMVLSIGTGQFLEEARYEYEQVKRWRAKEWARPMAKIAGDGSADLVDQSVAMAFGQCGSSNYVRIQANGTSLGRCGPNVDTDPSPNNVKMLVGAAEEMLKQKNVESVLFGGKRIGEQSNFEKLDWFAGELVLEHQRRSCRIAPTVAFKQAAAKTT comes from the exons ATGACTTCGACTCGGTCCGAAATGCAAGAGCCGAGCATCGACACCGATAAGCTCAGCTACGAGATATTCTCCATATTGGAGAGCAAGTTCCTCTTCGGCTACGACGATCAGAAACTCTGGGTCCCCAAGCAGGTCTCTCCGTCTCCGCCCCCCTCCGACCCCAAACTCGAAACCCAGCCCCAATCCGAAACCCCCGTTTCGGCAATCAAGAACCAGAGGGGCAAAATCTGCATACTCAGCATCGACGGCGGCGGAGGCATGCGGGGGATTCTCTCTGGCAAGGCCCTCGCGTATCTCGAGCACGCGCTCAAGCTCAAATCGGGCAATCCCGAAGCCAGAATCGCCGATTACTTCGACGTTGCCGCCGGCGCCGGCGTCGGAGGCATCTTTGCCGCCATGCTCTTCGCCAGCAGAGACCAGGCCCGGCCTATGTTCAAGGCCGACGACACGTGGCGCTTCCTCGCTGATCACGGCAAGAGCTTCTTCAACAACCGCTCCTCCTCCGCTAGTTCGGGCGGGTTCCTCCGCCGTTTCATCCGAGGTTCTGGTTCGGGTTCCGGTTTGAGCGCCACGGCCGGTTTGGACAAAGCGATGAAAGAGGCCTTCGCCGATAACGATCGAACCCTGACTCTAAAAGACACGCTCAAGCCGGTTTTAATTCCCTGCTACGACCTCTCCAGTACGGCGCCGTTTTTGTTCTCCCGCGCCGACGCGCTCGAAACCGACAGCTACGACTTCCGCCTCTGGGAGGTCTGCCGCGCCACGTCAGCCGAGCCGGGAGTCTTCGAACCGGTTCAAATGCGGTCGGTCAACAACCAGACCCGGTGCCTCGCCGTGGACGGCGGATTGGCCATGAGCAACCCGGCGGCTTCGGCGATTACGCACGTGCTGCACAACAAGCAGGAGTTTCCGTTCGTGCGAGGGGTCGAGGACATAATGGTCCTTTCAATAGGGACCGGCCAGTTTCTAGAAGAAGCAAGGTACGAGTACGAGCAGGTGAAGAGGTGGAGGGCAAAGGAATGGGCTCGGCCCATGGCCAAAATTGCCGGCGACGGGTCAGCGGACCTGGTGGACCAGTCCGTCGCCATGGCGTTTGGTCAGTGCGGAAGCAGTAACTACGTGCGCATTCAG GCAAATGGGACTAGCTTGGGACGGTGCGGGCCAAATGTAGATACAGACCCAAGTCCCAACAACGTGAAGATGCTGGTAGGAGCGGCAGAGGAAATGCTGAAACAGAAGAATGTTGAATCAGTACTCTTTGGTGGTAAGAGAATTGGTGAGCAGAGCAATTTCGAGAAGCTCGATTGGTTTGCCGGAGAACTGGTTTTGGAGCATCAGAGGAGGAGTTGCAGAATAGCTCCCACTGTTGCCTTCAAGCAAGCTGCTGCCAAAACCACTTAG